The following are from one region of the Flavobacteriaceae bacterium UJ101 genome:
- a CDS encoding putative uncharacterized oxidoreductase (Belongs to the NAD(P)-dependent epimerase/dehydratase family. Dihydroflavonol-4-reductase subfamily.; KEGG: aci:ACIAD0849 UJ101; With NAD(+) or NADP(+) as acceptor), whose product MSKKVLLTGISGYVGQHCAVELLKKGYQVKGSVRSVAKEEEVRKGLAKVVDAKDNLEFCELDLLSDIGWEAAMKDCDYVLHVASPFFITAPKDENEMIKPAVEGALRALKFAKRTGIKKVVLTSSTVAMAGDIKVNHLTQNSWTNPKSNNISAYIKSKTLAEKAAWDFYKNQEEGHKIELTVINPGPVYGPTLTGNISGASMDTIYQLITGKMNMQPNASYVMSDVRDIAKIHVAAIENEASNGQRFIVTSEEPHQFVEMAAILKKNGYAAVPRKAPTFLLNILSLFNRDLKGMKPFFDVEITADITPTKETFNWEPIPFEKTMVDSAKSIEHLV is encoded by the coding sequence ATGAGTAAAAAAGTATTATTAACAGGAATATCAGGCTATGTAGGACAACATTGTGCTGTAGAATTATTGAAAAAAGGATATCAAGTAAAAGGTTCAGTAAGAAGTGTGGCAAAAGAAGAAGAAGTTCGAAAAGGACTTGCTAAGGTAGTAGATGCTAAAGATAATTTAGAATTTTGTGAATTGGATTTACTTTCCGATATAGGTTGGGAAGCAGCAATGAAAGATTGTGATTATGTATTGCATGTGGCCTCTCCTTTTTTTATTACAGCTCCTAAAGATGAAAATGAAATGATTAAACCCGCTGTGGAAGGAGCTTTACGTGCATTGAAATTTGCTAAGAGAACAGGAATTAAAAAAGTAGTGTTAACTTCTTCAACTGTGGCAATGGCTGGAGATATAAAAGTAAACCATCTTACACAAAATAGTTGGACAAACCCTAAGTCAAATAATATTTCAGCATACATTAAAAGTAAAACTTTAGCTGAAAAAGCTGCATGGGATTTTTATAAAAATCAAGAAGAAGGTCATAAAATTGAATTAACAGTTATAAATCCAGGACCTGTTTATGGACCTACTTTAACAGGAAATATTTCAGGAGCATCTATGGATACTATTTACCAATTAATTACAGGTAAAATGAATATGCAACCCAATGCAAGTTATGTAATGTCAGATGTGCGTGATATTGCGAAAATTCATGTAGCAGCAATTGAAAATGAAGCTTCTAATGGACAACGATTTATTGTAACGTCAGAAGAACCACATCAGTTTGTTGAAATGGCAGCTATATTAAAAAAGAATGGATATGCCGCAGTACCTAGAAAAGCACCTACGTTTTTATTAAATATTTTGAGTTTATTCAATAGAGATTTAAAAGGAATGAAACCTTTCTTTGATGTTGAAATAACAGCAGATATTACACCTACAAAGGAAACATTCAATTGGGAGCCTATACCATTTGAAAAGACAATGGTTGATTCTGCTAAATCAATTGAACATTTAGTGTAA
- a CDS encoding chaperone protein ClpB (Part of a stress-induced multi-chaperone system, it is involved in the recovery of the cell from heat-induced damage, in cooperation with DnaK, DnaJ and GrpE. Acts before DnaK, in the processing of protein aggregates. Protein binding stimulates the ATPase activit; ATP hydrolysis unfolds the denatured protein aggregates, which probably helps expose new hydrophobic binding sites on the surface of ClpB-bound aggregates, contributing to the solubilization and refolding of denatured protein aggregates by DnaK (By similarity); Belongs to the ClpA/ClpB family; Contains 1 UVR domain.) has protein sequence MNDNFSQRVKDVIAYSKEEALRLGNEQIGTEHLILGMIREGEGKAVSVLNAMNVDLHLIRSKIEAIVPQNNSNEMLSKSNLQLTKQAERALKTTFLEAKLFRNETVNTAHLLLCILRNENDPITKLFNQFEANYDNVKEEFKFQFQEDVTESPKAESSFSEGESGAEFSGNSGKSNMGKTTQGKSKTPVLDNFGRDLTLMAEEGKMDPVVGREKEIERVSQILSRRKKNNPLLIGEPGVGKSAIAEGLALRIVQRKVSRVLYNKRIISLDIASLVAGTKYRGQFEERMKAIMNELEKNDDVILFIDELHTIVGAGGATGSLDASNMFKPALARGEIQCVGATTLDEYRQHIEKDGALERRFQKVMVEPTSPEETVQILNNIKDKYEAHHNVNYTEDAIEACVSLTSRYITDRFLPDKAIDALDEAGSRVHIKNIKVPQEILDLEKELERVREEKTQVVKSQKYEEAAQLRDSEKKTERELKAAQEAWEASSKENRETVTEDNVAEVVSMMTGIPVQRVAQAEMKKLSKMAEEVKDFVIGQDDAVEKVVKSIQRNRAGLKDPNRPIGTFIFLGTTGVGKTQLAKVLAREIFDSEDALIRIDMSEYMEKFAISRLVGAPPGYVGYEEGGQLTEAVRRKPYSVILLDEIEKAHPDVFNLLLQVLDDGHITDSLGRKIDFRNTIIIMTSNIGTRQLKDFGGGVGFGTSAKKSSEEAQAKSTIEKALRKAFAPEFLNRIDDVIIFNPLEKEDIKKIIHIELKKLFIRIKDLGYDIELTPEAIDFIAEKGFDKDYGARPLKRAIQKYIEDPMAEEIISGNVKEGDAIIVSLNKEKDGVEIDSKEQKVN, from the coding sequence ATGAATGATAATTTTTCACAAAGAGTAAAAGATGTAATTGCCTATAGCAAAGAAGAAGCATTGCGTTTAGGAAATGAGCAAATCGGAACCGAGCACCTAATTTTAGGTATGATTCGTGAAGGTGAAGGGAAAGCTGTTTCTGTTTTAAATGCTATGAATGTAGATTTACATCTAATACGATCGAAAATAGAAGCCATTGTTCCACAAAATAATTCTAATGAAATGTTGAGTAAAAGCAATTTGCAGCTTACAAAACAAGCAGAAAGGGCTCTTAAAACAACATTTTTAGAAGCTAAATTGTTTCGAAATGAAACAGTGAATACAGCACATTTATTATTATGTATATTACGTAATGAGAATGATCCAATTACGAAATTGTTTAATCAATTTGAGGCCAATTACGATAATGTAAAAGAAGAGTTTAAATTTCAATTTCAAGAAGATGTGACAGAATCTCCTAAAGCTGAATCTTCTTTTTCAGAAGGAGAATCAGGTGCAGAATTTTCTGGAAATTCAGGAAAGTCTAATATGGGTAAAACTACCCAAGGGAAATCAAAAACGCCTGTTTTAGATAATTTTGGACGTGATTTGACATTGATGGCAGAAGAAGGGAAAATGGATCCTGTCGTAGGTCGAGAAAAAGAAATTGAACGTGTTTCTCAAATTTTAAGTAGAAGAAAGAAAAATAACCCACTTTTAATTGGAGAGCCAGGAGTAGGTAAATCTGCAATTGCAGAAGGTTTAGCACTTCGAATTGTACAAAGAAAAGTATCACGAGTTTTATACAATAAACGAATTATTTCATTAGATATAGCTAGTTTAGTAGCTGGTACAAAATATCGTGGACAGTTTGAAGAGCGTATGAAAGCTATCATGAATGAATTGGAAAAAAATGATGACGTCATTTTATTTATTGATGAATTGCATACAATTGTTGGAGCAGGAGGGGCAACAGGTTCTTTAGATGCTTCCAATATGTTTAAACCAGCCTTGGCAAGAGGTGAAATTCAATGTGTTGGAGCTACAACATTAGATGAGTACCGTCAACATATAGAAAAAGATGGAGCGTTAGAACGTCGTTTTCAAAAAGTAATGGTTGAACCAACTTCACCTGAAGAAACTGTTCAGATTTTAAATAATATTAAAGATAAGTATGAAGCACACCATAATGTGAATTATACAGAAGATGCTATCGAAGCATGTGTAAGTTTGACTTCACGTTATATTACCGATCGTTTCTTACCAGACAAAGCTATTGATGCTTTAGATGAAGCAGGATCTCGTGTTCATATTAAAAATATTAAAGTACCACAAGAAATTTTAGATCTTGAGAAAGAACTAGAACGTGTACGAGAAGAAAAAACACAAGTTGTTAAGAGCCAGAAATATGAAGAGGCAGCTCAGTTACGTGATTCTGAAAAGAAGACAGAACGTGAATTAAAAGCCGCTCAAGAAGCTTGGGAAGCTAGTTCTAAAGAAAATAGAGAAACCGTAACAGAAGATAATGTAGCCGAAGTAGTTTCTATGATGACTGGAATTCCGGTTCAGCGTGTTGCACAAGCTGAAATGAAGAAGTTATCTAAGATGGCTGAAGAAGTTAAAGATTTTGTAATTGGTCAAGATGATGCTGTTGAAAAAGTAGTGAAATCGATTCAACGTAATCGTGCTGGTTTAAAAGATCCGAATCGTCCAATAGGAACATTTATTTTCTTAGGAACGACAGGGGTTGGGAAAACACAATTGGCTAAAGTTCTAGCTCGAGAAATTTTTGATTCTGAAGATGCGTTGATTCGTATCGATATGAGTGAATATATGGAGAAATTTGCTATTTCACGTTTAGTAGGAGCACCTCCGGGTTATGTTGGATACGAAGAAGGAGGACAATTAACGGAAGCTGTTCGTAGAAAACCTTATTCTGTTATTCTATTAGACGAAATTGAAAAAGCACACCCAGATGTATTCAATTTATTATTACAAGTATTAGATGACGGACATATCACGGATAGCTTAGGTCGTAAAATTGACTTTAGAAATACCATTATTATTATGACATCTAATATTGGAACTCGCCAATTAAAAGACTTTGGTGGAGGTGTAGGTTTTGGAACATCGGCGAAGAAAAGTTCTGAAGAAGCACAAGCGAAAAGTACTATTGAAAAAGCATTGAGAAAAGCGTTTGCACCAGAGTTTTTAAACAGAATAGATGATGTGATTATCTTCAATCCTTTAGAAAAAGAAGATATTAAAAAGATTATTCATATTGAATTGAAAAAACTATTTATTCGAATTAAAGATTTAGGATATGATATTGAATTAACACCTGAAGCGATTGATTTTATAGCTGAAAAAGGATTTGATAAAGATTATGGAGCACGACCGTTAAAACGAGCGATTCAAAAATATATTGAAGATCCAATGGCAGAAGAAATTATTAGCGGAAATGTTAAAGAAGGAGATGCGATCATTGTAAGTTTGAATAAAGAGAAAGATGGAGTGGAAATAGACTCCAAAGAACAAAAAGTGAATTAA
- the entC gene encoding isochorismate synthase (Belongs to the isochorismate synthase family.; KEGG: bbd:Belba_2243 isochorismate synthase), translating to MLVEEIQDNLDQDIPFVIYRKPNQREVLYIKEEKGTKSFIFSSFDQKQQLRILYQEAQIITISKQEVKKLQLSKTKFTNDNVKESVYQERIQDIIDYIQEGKADKIVFSRSILLEHQVDVLKTLNNLLDQYTNAFCYLWYHPETGMWLGATPETLTQIQGDCLNTMSLAGTKTPKQTWSVKEIQEQKVVSDYIKQQLEPFSKEIQVSEVQTIQSGAIEHLLTKISATLKNHHYKEVIEKIHPTPAVCGVPTEKAKAYIKEFEKYDRLFYTGFLGELNDDHVELYVNLRCAQLNATQVKLYVGGGINTLSNPQKEWQETQWKAQTIQKCLVIK from the coding sequence TTGCTTGTAGAAGAAATTCAAGATAATTTAGATCAAGATATTCCTTTTGTTATATACCGAAAACCCAATCAGCGAGAAGTTTTGTATATAAAAGAAGAAAAAGGAACAAAGTCGTTTATTTTTTCTTCTTTTGATCAAAAACAACAACTTCGAATTTTATATCAAGAAGCTCAGATTATTACCATTTCAAAGCAAGAAGTAAAAAAGCTTCAACTTTCTAAGACGAAATTTACTAATGATAATGTAAAGGAATCCGTTTATCAAGAGCGTATTCAAGATATTATTGACTATATCCAAGAAGGAAAAGCCGATAAAATTGTATTTTCCCGTTCTATTTTATTAGAACATCAAGTAGATGTATTGAAAACATTGAATAATTTACTTGACCAATATACCAATGCGTTTTGTTATCTCTGGTATCATCCTGAAACAGGAATGTGGTTAGGAGCAACACCTGAAACTTTAACACAAATACAAGGGGATTGTTTAAATACGATGTCATTAGCAGGAACCAAAACACCTAAGCAAACATGGTCGGTAAAAGAAATTCAAGAACAAAAAGTAGTTTCAGACTATATTAAACAACAGTTAGAACCTTTTTCTAAAGAAATTCAAGTTTCTGAAGTTCAGACGATTCAATCAGGAGCTATAGAACATTTGTTGACTAAAATTTCTGCTACTTTAAAAAACCATCATTATAAAGAAGTTATCGAAAAGATTCATCCAACTCCAGCGGTTTGTGGTGTTCCTACTGAAAAAGCCAAAGCTTACATCAAAGAATTTGAAAAGTATGATCGTTTATTTTATACAGGATTTTTAGGAGAATTAAATGATGATCATGTAGAATTGTATGTGAATTTACGCTGCGCTCAACTTAATGCTACCCAGGTAAAACTTTATGTGGGAGGAGGAATTAATACGTTATCTAATCCTCAAAAAGAATGGCAAGAAACACAATGGAAAGCTCAAACCATTCAGAAGTGTTTAGTTATTAAGTGA
- the gyrA gene encoding DNA topoisomerase (ATP-hydrolyzing) (DNA gyrase negatively supercoils closed circular double- stranded DNA in an ATP-dependent manner and also catalyzes the interconversion of other topological isomers of double-stranded DNA rings, including catenanes and knotted rings; Belongs to the topoisomerase GyrA/ParC subunit family.; KEGG: hao:PCC7418_0711 DNA gyrase subunit A): MTGGETLIPINIEEEMKSAYIDYSMSVIVSRALPDVRDGLKPVHRRVLFGMYELGVLHNRAYKKSARIVGEVLGKYHPHGDTSVYDTMVRMAQDWSLRYPLVDGQGNFGSVDGDPPAAMRYTEARLRKISEEMLADIDKDTVDMQLNFDDSLKEPTVLPTRIPGLLVNGAAGIAVGMATNMAPHNLSETIDATCAYIDNNDIQVEELIQHIKAPDFPTGGTIYGYDGVRDALTTGRGRIVMRAKATFEEVKGRDCIVVTEIPYQVNKADMISKTADLVKEGKLDGISTIRDESNRKGMRIVYVLKMDAIPNIVLNKLFKYTALQTSFSVNNIALVNGRPEQLNVKDMIKHFVHHRHEVIVRRTQFELKKAEERAHILEGLIIAVDNIDEVIKLIRGSKNPEEARSGLMERFNLSQIQARAILDMRLQKLTGLEIDKLRAEYDEIMETIARLKEILSNESLRYQIIKDELIEIKEKYGDERRTEINYAGGDVSIEDMIPDSDVVLTISHAGYIKRTPLSEYKTQNRGGVGNRAAKTRDEDFLEHIMVATNHQYMLFFTEKGKCFWLRVYEIPEGSKTSKGRAIQNLINIESDDKVMAFVHTGDLKDTEYVNSRNVIMVTKKGTVKKTSLEQYSRPRQNGINAITIKEGDSLLEAKLTRGDSQVMLALKSGKAIRFEEGKVRPMGRTASGVRGITLGHDKDEVIGMVCVNDIEKENILVVSAKGYGKRSSLDDYRITNRGGKGVKTINITDKTGELIAIKIVEEGNHLMIINKSGIAIRTSVDDLRVMGRNTQGVKVINLKDNDQIAAVAKVAYQEDLEEENNEETEEGTENPETTSEENNNEQN, encoded by the coding sequence ATGACTGGAGGAGAAACACTCATTCCGATTAATATTGAAGAGGAAATGAAATCAGCATACATTGATTATTCAATGTCTGTGATTGTTTCAAGAGCATTGCCTGATGTACGTGACGGATTAAAACCAGTACACCGTCGTGTATTATTTGGGATGTATGAATTAGGAGTATTACACAATAGGGCCTATAAAAAATCTGCTCGTATCGTAGGGGAAGTATTAGGGAAATACCATCCACACGGAGATACATCTGTATATGACACTATGGTTCGTATGGCACAAGATTGGTCATTACGATACCCACTAGTAGATGGACAAGGAAACTTTGGTTCTGTTGATGGTGATCCACCAGCAGCTATGCGTTATACTGAGGCACGATTAAGAAAAATATCAGAAGAAATGTTAGCCGATATCGATAAAGATACGGTAGACATGCAATTAAATTTTGATGATTCTTTAAAAGAGCCTACTGTACTTCCAACTCGTATTCCTGGATTATTAGTAAATGGAGCAGCAGGTATTGCCGTTGGTATGGCTACCAATATGGCACCTCATAACCTATCAGAAACTATCGATGCCACTTGCGCTTATATTGACAATAATGATATTCAAGTTGAAGAATTAATTCAGCATATCAAAGCACCTGATTTCCCTACTGGAGGAACCATATACGGTTATGATGGAGTTCGTGATGCTTTAACAACAGGACGAGGACGTATTGTAATGCGTGCTAAAGCAACTTTTGAAGAAGTAAAAGGTCGTGATTGTATCGTAGTTACTGAAATACCGTATCAGGTGAATAAGGCTGATATGATCTCAAAAACAGCCGACTTAGTTAAAGAAGGAAAATTAGATGGAATCTCAACCATTCGAGATGAATCCAACCGTAAAGGAATGCGTATTGTTTACGTATTAAAAATGGATGCTATTCCTAATATTGTTTTAAATAAATTATTTAAGTATACAGCATTACAAACTTCGTTTAGTGTTAACAATATTGCATTAGTAAACGGTCGTCCTGAACAGCTTAATGTTAAAGACATGATCAAACATTTTGTTCATCATAGACATGAAGTAATTGTTCGTAGAACTCAATTTGAGTTAAAAAAGGCGGAAGAAAGAGCTCATATTTTAGAAGGGTTAATTATTGCAGTTGATAATATTGATGAAGTTATTAAATTAATCCGTGGTTCAAAAAACCCAGAGGAAGCTCGAAGCGGATTAATGGAACGTTTTAATTTATCTCAAATTCAAGCAAGAGCTATTCTAGACATGCGTCTACAAAAGTTAACAGGACTTGAGATTGATAAATTACGTGCAGAATATGATGAAATCATGGAAACTATTGCTCGCTTAAAAGAAATTTTAAGTAATGAGTCTTTACGTTATCAAATCATCAAAGATGAATTAATCGAAATAAAAGAAAAATACGGAGACGAGCGTCGTACAGAAATCAACTATGCAGGTGGTGATGTAAGTATTGAAGATATGATTCCTGATTCTGATGTTGTTTTAACTATTTCTCATGCAGGATATATCAAACGTACTCCTCTATCAGAATATAAAACACAAAATAGAGGTGGTGTTGGAAACCGTGCAGCTAAAACTAGAGATGAAGATTTCCTAGAGCATATTATGGTTGCAACCAATCATCAATACATGTTATTCTTTACAGAAAAAGGAAAATGTTTCTGGTTACGCGTATATGAAATTCCTGAAGGAAGCAAAACATCAAAAGGACGTGCCATCCAGAATTTAATCAATATTGAATCCGATGATAAAGTCATGGCTTTTGTTCATACAGGAGACTTAAAAGACACAGAATATGTTAACAGCCGTAATGTTATTATGGTTACAAAGAAGGGTACAGTTAAGAAAACTTCTTTAGAACAATATTCTCGTCCTCGTCAAAACGGAATTAATGCCATAACAATTAAAGAGGGAGACTCTTTATTAGAAGCAAAATTAACAAGAGGTGATTCTCAAGTAATGTTAGCACTAAAAAGTGGTAAAGCCATTCGTTTTGAAGAAGGAAAAGTACGTCCTATGGGAAGAACAGCTTCTGGGGTACGTGGTATAACGCTTGGGCATGACAAAGATGAAGTAATTGGTATGGTTTGTGTCAATGATATAGAAAAAGAAAATATTTTAGTAGTATCCGCTAAAGGATATGGTAAAAGAAGTTCTTTAGATGACTATCGTATTACCAACCGTGGTGGGAAAGGTGTAAAAACCATTAACATCACTGATAAAACAGGTGAATTGATTGCTATTAAAATAGTAGAAGAAGGAAATCATTTAATGATTATCAATAAGTCTGGTATTGCCATTCGAACTTCTGTAGATGATTTACGTGTTATGGGACGTAATACTCAAGGTGTAAAAGTGATCAATTTAAAAGATAATGATCAAATTGCTGCCGTTGCAAAAGTAGCATACCAAGAAGACTTAGAAGAAGAAAACAATGAGGAAACTGAAGAAGGAACTGAAAACCCTGAAACAACTTCCGAAGAAAATAATAATGAACAAAATTAA
- the menI gene encoding 1,4-dihydroxy-2-naphthoyl-CoA hydrolase (Belongs to the thioesterase PaaI family.; KEGG: dji:CH75_22165 1,4-dihydroxy-2-naphthoyl-CoA hydrolase), whose amino-acid sequence MTKIEEERLKKINSFSKNTLMETLEIDFVEIGEDELVATMPVNSRVHQPMGYLHGGATIAMAESLGSCLSHISVDAEKYNVFGLEVSANHIKSKREGYVKGTAKIRHKGRTTQLVHIEIVDEEGNLISVIKMTNIVVPKKK is encoded by the coding sequence ATGACTAAAATAGAGGAAGAACGTTTAAAGAAAATCAATTCTTTTAGCAAAAACACTTTGATGGAGACGCTTGAGATTGATTTTGTAGAAATAGGTGAAGATGAATTGGTAGCTACCATGCCGGTTAATTCTAGAGTTCATCAACCTATGGGATATTTACATGGAGGAGCTACGATTGCAATGGCAGAATCTTTAGGAAGTTGTTTGTCTCATATTTCAGTAGATGCTGAGAAATATAATGTGTTTGGTTTAGAAGTGTCTGCCAATCATATTAAGTCAAAGCGAGAAGGTTATGTAAAAGGAACGGCTAAAATACGTCATAAAGGCAGAACAACACAATTAGTTCATATTGAAATAGTAGATGAAGAAGGAAATTTGATTAGTGTGATCAAAATGACTAATATTGTAGTCCCTAAAAAGAAATAA
- a CDS encoding HTH-type transcriptional repressor ComR (Represses expression of BhsA/ComC by binding to its promoter region in the absence of copper; Contains 1 HTH tetR-type DNA-binding domain.) produces MPRRKAYIESEVIDKAMHVFWANGYQATSTRMLEKSMGINQFSIYSSFKNKEGVLSKCITHYQNEVAVKLMKKAESESEKGIATIQYYFKSFIQVSNTNQKSKGCFVNNVMNELSEINSTMINSKVEQFITVLQSFLTKQLQAENKWNDAEIEKRVMYLSIAFNGLVNSSKILDLEIIEEQIEFVIEKL; encoded by the coding sequence ATGCCAAGAAGAAAAGCATATATAGAGAGTGAAGTTATAGACAAAGCAATGCATGTGTTTTGGGCTAATGGATATCAAGCAACATCAACACGTATGCTTGAGAAGTCCATGGGAATCAATCAATTTTCTATCTATTCCAGTTTTAAAAATAAAGAAGGAGTGCTTTCTAAGTGTATAACTCATTACCAAAATGAGGTTGCGGTTAAATTGATGAAGAAAGCAGAGAGTGAGAGTGAAAAAGGTATAGCTACAATCCAGTATTATTTTAAATCCTTTATTCAAGTGAGTAATACCAATCAAAAATCAAAAGGATGCTTTGTTAATAATGTGATGAATGAATTGTCTGAAATTAATTCAACTATGATTAATTCAAAAGTTGAACAATTTATAACCGTTTTACAATCATTTTTAACAAAACAATTACAAGCAGAAAATAAGTGGAATGATGCGGAGATAGAAAAGAGAGTGATGTATTTATCGATAGCATTTAATGGACTTGTAAATAGTTCAAAAATTTTAGATTTAGAAATTATAGAAGAGCAAATTGAATTTGTAATAGAAAAACTTTAA